The following are encoded together in the Nitrospira sp. genome:
- a CDS encoding FG-GAP repeat protein yields MTFPSRLHRSCAVSSLFLSYLVFTGCTVSGGGSSETLTQQAYMKASNTDTGDAFGLTMAMDGDTLVVGSIFEDSNAIGVNGDPVDNSASASGAVYVFTRADGVWSQQAYLKGSNTEAFDNFGSSVALSGDTLVVGAPGEDSNATGVNGTQGSNSASDSGAVYVFTRTNGVWSQQAYLKASNTGMFDSFGSSVALSGDTLAVGAIGEESNATGINGNQGDNSASRAGAVYVFTRTSGVWSQQAYVKASNTEANDVFGKTVALNSDTLAVGALQEGSALTGVTGGSPNEVATGNGAANSGAVYVFTRTSGSWSQQAYVKASNTRNNDAFGTSLTLSGDTLAVGAPGENSVLTGVITGSPNAVTTGIGSPASGAVYIFTRTGGGWSQQAYVKASNTESLDNFGSTVALDGDKLAVGAYREDSNATGLAGTQSDNSASDAGAAYLFTRTAGVWSQQAYVKASNTEAGDQFGQSIALNGATLAVGSSTEDSALTGVTAGSPNQAATGNGLIDSGAVYVFQP; encoded by the coding sequence ATGACGTTCCCGTCGAGGCTTCACAGGTCTTGTGCTGTTTCTTCACTCTTTCTCAGCTACCTAGTGTTCACCGGCTGCACGGTGAGCGGAGGTGGCTCGTCGGAAACCTTGACGCAGCAGGCGTATATGAAGGCGTCGAATACGGATACCGGTGATGCATTCGGACTCACGATGGCCATGGATGGGGACACCCTCGTCGTTGGTTCCATTTTTGAAGACAGCAATGCCATCGGCGTCAATGGAGATCCAGTGGACAATAGTGCGTCAGCTAGTGGAGCCGTCTATGTGTTTACGCGGGCCGACGGTGTCTGGAGCCAACAGGCGTATCTCAAGGGGTCGAATACGGAAGCTTTCGATAATTTTGGGTCCAGTGTCGCGCTCAGTGGCGATACGTTGGTTGTGGGAGCTCCAGGCGAGGACAGTAACGCGACCGGTGTGAACGGTACCCAAGGTAGCAATAGCGCATCAGACAGCGGCGCGGTCTATGTGTTCACGCGCACGAACGGCGTCTGGAGTCAGCAGGCGTATCTCAAGGCGTCAAATACTGGAATGTTTGACAGCTTCGGTTCGAGCGTCGCGCTCAGCGGGGACACCTTGGCGGTGGGGGCTATCGGCGAGGAAAGCAACGCCACTGGCATCAATGGGAATCAAGGGGACAACAGCGCATCGCGTGCAGGCGCCGTCTACGTGTTTACTCGCACCAGCGGTGTCTGGAGCCAACAGGCCTATGTGAAGGCCTCGAATACGGAAGCCAATGACGTGTTCGGCAAGACCGTCGCACTGAACAGTGATACCTTGGCCGTAGGAGCGTTACAGGAAGGTAGTGCGCTGACCGGGGTGACTGGCGGCTCCCCGAATGAAGTCGCGACGGGTAATGGAGCAGCGAACAGCGGCGCGGTCTATGTGTTTACCAGGACGAGTGGGAGCTGGAGTCAGCAGGCCTATGTGAAAGCTTCCAATACGAGGAACAACGATGCGTTCGGCACGAGTCTCACACTCAGTGGCGACACGCTGGCCGTAGGAGCCCCTGGCGAAAATAGTGTGCTGACCGGGGTGATCACCGGCTCCCCGAATGCGGTGACTACCGGCATTGGATCTCCAGCCAGCGGGGCTGTCTATATCTTTACACGGACCGGCGGTGGCTGGAGCCAACAAGCGTATGTGAAGGCCTCAAATACCGAATCACTTGACAACTTTGGGTCCACCGTGGCCCTTGATGGTGACAAGCTGGCCGTCGGTGCTTATCGGGAGGACAGCAATGCCACAGGCCTTGCGGGGACTCAGTCGGACAATAGTGCATCCGATGCTGGGGCGGCCTATCTGTTCACACGAACGGCTGGGGTCTGGAGCCAGCAAGCCTATGTAAAGGCCTCCAATACCGAAGCCGGTGATCAGTTTGGTCAAAGCATTGCACTGAACGGTGCGACCTTGGCCGTGGGAAGCAGTACCGAGGACAGTGCTCTGACTGGTGTGACCGCAGGTTCGCCCAACCAAGCCGCCACCGGAAACGGTCTCATCGATAGTGGCGCCGTCTATGTCTTCCAACCGTAA
- a CDS encoding tetratricopeptide repeat protein, with protein sequence MTTNRASARFILNGSGLLLIWSLALVIGMGGYQPVHAADEPSSRLLLEQAKQFEQAQRYADAIDIYRTLLRQDPENDEIRAALARLLSWQGAHAEAAELYREIIQRHPADLDVRTALARVLSWETDRKEAQHLYEQILLENPRHAEALQGLGDLLLWEERATDALPYYERAYAIDHDTAIAERIASIKRATSPSENLPPTVAPGFTQPVRAERLAQAQAWERNGAYGQAITAYQQILSDTPADDETRGNLARILAQDGQFDQAASLYSDILIRHPSDLDVQIGLARVLSWHKQYDSAIQHYQDVLRQDQTNREALRGLADTLFWSGAIQEANQQYARLYQLAGDEAVATRMRDIAALLEASPRAPLGLRDATIRLPFRDYLKVGYGQFSYSRGIQDERDVLFEVSKSIGAQTLIARVEPISRFGFHDTVLSAEGYSPLWRRAWGYLAAQGTINPDFSPTHSFAGEISQGLGLLHPLLTRFETSFGYRYLSYKTDTIHLLSPGLTVFLPFNLWLTEKLYYVPETGAITLSSRLTWRPTNRFQVFVSGSFGTSGERIVATQDVTRVSSRTIQGGIVLPVADRISLEVTGYDEDRGALYTRRGASFSIIYHW encoded by the coding sequence ATGACGACCAACCGAGCCTCAGCACGATTCATTTTAAATGGTTCTGGGTTGCTGCTTATCTGGAGCCTCGCCTTGGTAATCGGCATGGGTGGATACCAACCGGTTCATGCTGCAGATGAACCATCATCACGCTTGTTGCTTGAGCAAGCCAAACAGTTTGAACAGGCTCAGCGGTATGCTGATGCCATTGACATCTACCGCACCTTGCTCAGGCAAGACCCGGAGAACGACGAAATCCGAGCCGCGCTCGCACGGCTGTTGTCGTGGCAAGGCGCCCATGCCGAAGCCGCCGAGTTATATCGAGAGATTATCCAGCGACATCCAGCGGACCTCGACGTGCGCACCGCCTTGGCACGGGTGCTCTCATGGGAAACAGATCGGAAAGAAGCCCAGCACCTCTACGAGCAGATCTTGCTGGAGAATCCTCGCCATGCCGAAGCGCTCCAAGGGTTGGGAGATCTCTTGCTGTGGGAAGAACGCGCCACGGATGCCCTCCCCTATTATGAACGGGCCTATGCCATTGATCACGACACCGCGATCGCTGAGCGCATTGCCTCGATCAAACGTGCGACTTCGCCGTCAGAAAATCTTCCACCTACCGTGGCTCCTGGATTCACACAACCCGTGAGAGCGGAACGACTCGCGCAGGCACAGGCATGGGAACGAAATGGAGCATACGGGCAAGCGATCACCGCCTACCAACAAATCCTGAGTGATACCCCGGCTGATGATGAGACCCGCGGGAACCTCGCGCGTATTCTGGCACAAGACGGACAATTCGATCAGGCCGCCTCTCTCTACAGCGACATCCTCATACGTCATCCCTCTGACCTTGATGTTCAGATCGGCTTGGCACGGGTGCTGTCGTGGCACAAACAGTATGACTCGGCGATCCAGCACTATCAGGACGTACTGCGACAGGACCAGACGAATCGAGAGGCCTTGCGTGGGTTAGCAGATACCTTGTTCTGGAGTGGGGCTATCCAGGAGGCCAACCAGCAGTATGCGCGTCTCTATCAGTTGGCCGGCGATGAGGCGGTTGCGACGCGCATGCGGGACATCGCCGCGCTACTCGAAGCCTCCCCGCGAGCCCCGCTTGGCCTACGCGATGCAACCATTCGCTTGCCGTTTCGCGACTACCTGAAGGTCGGGTACGGACAGTTTTCCTACTCACGCGGGATCCAGGATGAACGGGATGTGCTGTTTGAGGTCTCCAAATCTATTGGCGCGCAAACTCTGATCGCACGCGTTGAACCGATTAGTCGCTTCGGCTTTCATGACACGGTGTTATCGGCTGAGGGTTATAGCCCCTTGTGGCGTCGAGCCTGGGGCTATCTCGCCGCACAAGGAACGATCAACCCCGACTTTTCTCCTACGCATTCGTTTGCAGGTGAGATCTCCCAGGGGCTCGGACTTCTACATCCGCTGCTTACACGGTTCGAGACTTCCTTCGGCTATCGCTACCTCTCCTACAAGACAGACACTATTCATTTGCTCAGTCCTGGATTGACCGTCTTTCTGCCATTCAATCTGTGGCTCACAGAAAAACTGTATTACGTCCCTGAGACCGGTGCTATCACGCTTTCGTCACGGTTGACCTGGCGTCCCACTAATCGGTTTCAGGTGTTCGTCTCCGGCTCCTTCGGAACATCCGGCGAACGGATCGTCGCGACGCAGGATGTGACACGCGTGAGCAGTCGAACCATCCAAGGAGGGATTGTCTTGCCCGTGGCCGATCGGATTTCTTTGGAAGTGACCGGATATGATGAAGATCGAGGAGCGCTTTATACCAGGCGCGGGGCCAGCTTCAGCATCATCTATCACTGGTAA
- a CDS encoding glycosyltransferase family 2 protein, translating into MTFEAIYGVSQALFLLYLVALTGGYLLLNAISIFSLRQYFEERMGEHFPQAFTGYEPQISIIVPAYNEAATIASSIQSLLQLRYPEYEIIVVNDGSKDDTIDVLRRAFELKPFPEAYSRDLPTQPIRATYHSAIYSNVRVIDKENGGKADSLNAGINLSVYPLFCCIDADSVLAKDSLYRVVQPFLLDHRTVACGGTIRVANGCSVEAGELKRVGLPTSLLALLQTVEYLRAFLSGRQGWSPLNAMLIISGAFGLFRKEAVLKVGGYRTATIGEDMELVVRLHHHHRLNGIPYRITYVPDPVCWTEVPEDYRTLRNQRIRWQRGLCDSLAGHFELCCHPKGGTVGWLAFPFMTVFEWFGPAFEILGYGLLLIGLGLGLVSFHVWLLCVGVALGLGITLSLCALLMEEMTFHLYQRPSDLFTLVTVAVIENFGYRQLNSYWKLIGLVRWIRGTKAEWGNMVRSASWQSQQARPGNR; encoded by the coding sequence ATGACCTTCGAAGCGATCTACGGTGTATCACAGGCATTATTTCTACTGTATCTGGTTGCTCTGACGGGTGGGTACTTGCTCCTCAATGCCATTTCCATCTTCTCGCTTCGGCAGTACTTCGAAGAGCGAATGGGGGAGCACTTCCCGCAAGCGTTCACCGGGTATGAGCCACAAATTAGCATCATTGTGCCAGCATATAACGAAGCCGCCACAATCGCGAGTTCTATTCAATCTTTGCTACAGCTCCGATATCCCGAGTATGAAATCATCGTAGTCAATGATGGCTCGAAAGACGACACGATCGATGTGTTGCGCCGAGCATTCGAACTGAAACCATTTCCCGAAGCGTATAGCCGCGATCTGCCGACACAACCGATCCGAGCGACCTATCACTCGGCGATCTATTCCAATGTCCGTGTGATCGACAAAGAAAACGGCGGCAAAGCCGATTCATTGAACGCCGGGATTAACCTATCGGTTTACCCCTTGTTTTGCTGCATCGATGCGGACTCGGTCTTGGCGAAGGACAGTCTCTATCGCGTGGTGCAGCCCTTCTTGTTGGATCACCGGACGGTGGCCTGTGGTGGCACGATCCGTGTCGCCAACGGCTGCTCCGTTGAGGCGGGAGAGTTGAAGCGCGTCGGTCTGCCGACGAGCCTGTTGGCATTGCTCCAAACGGTGGAATACCTCCGCGCATTTTTGTCTGGGCGGCAGGGCTGGTCTCCCCTCAATGCGATGTTGATCATCTCAGGTGCGTTTGGACTATTCCGAAAGGAGGCTGTGCTGAAAGTCGGAGGGTACCGAACGGCCACGATCGGTGAAGATATGGAGCTGGTAGTGCGCCTTCATCACCATCATCGTCTGAACGGCATCCCGTACCGCATTACCTATGTGCCGGATCCAGTCTGCTGGACCGAGGTTCCGGAGGATTACCGTACGCTTAGGAATCAACGCATTCGCTGGCAGCGCGGACTTTGCGACAGCCTCGCAGGGCATTTTGAACTATGCTGTCATCCAAAGGGAGGTACGGTTGGGTGGTTAGCCTTTCCGTTTATGACGGTCTTTGAATGGTTTGGGCCGGCCTTTGAAATCCTCGGCTATGGGCTATTGTTGATCGGATTGGGTTTGGGATTAGTGTCGTTCCATGTCTGGTTGCTCTGTGTGGGCGTGGCGCTCGGACTCGGGATTACCCTGTCCTTGTGTGCCTTGCTGATGGAAGAAATGACGTTTCATCTGTACCAACGGCCGTCTGACCTTTTCACACTCGTCACGGTTGCGGTCATCGAAAACTTTGGGTATCGACAGCTCAATTCGTACTGGAAATTGATCGGACTGGTCAGGTGGATTCGAGGCACGAAGGCGGAATGGGGCAATATGGTCCGATCAGCTTCGTGGCAGTCACAACAGGCCCGTCCTGGAAACCGCTAG